In Pseudomonas fluorescens, a genomic segment contains:
- the metF gene encoding methylenetetrahydrofolate reductase [NAD(P)H] encodes MSQDRRYSFEFFPTKTDAGHEKLMATAKQLASYNPDFFSCTYGAGGSTRDRTINTVLQLESEVKVPAAPHLSCVGDSKADLRSLLTQYQQAGIKRIVALRGDLPSGMGMASGELRHANDLVSFIREESGDHFHIEVAAYPEMHPQARNFEDDLQNFVRKANAGADSAITQYFFNADSYFYFVERVRAMGVNIPIVPGIMPITNYSKLARFSDACGAEIPRWVRKQLEAYGDDVKSIQAFGEQVISEMCEQLLQGGAPGLHFYTLNQAEPSLAIWNNLKLPR; translated from the coding sequence ATGTCCCAAGACCGTCGCTACAGCTTCGAGTTCTTCCCCACCAAGACCGATGCTGGGCATGAAAAACTGATGGCGACTGCCAAGCAGTTGGCCAGCTACAACCCCGACTTCTTTTCCTGCACCTACGGCGCCGGCGGCTCGACCCGTGATCGTACGATCAACACCGTGTTGCAGCTGGAAAGCGAAGTCAAAGTTCCCGCCGCCCCGCACTTGTCGTGCGTGGGCGACAGCAAGGCCGACCTGCGCAGCCTGCTGACCCAATACCAGCAAGCCGGCATCAAGCGTATCGTCGCCCTGCGTGGCGACCTGCCCTCCGGCATGGGCATGGCCAGCGGTGAGCTGCGCCACGCCAATGACCTGGTGAGCTTCATCCGCGAGGAAAGCGGCGATCACTTCCATATCGAAGTGGCGGCTTACCCGGAGATGCACCCTCAGGCGCGCAATTTCGAAGATGATCTGCAGAATTTCGTGCGCAAGGCCAACGCTGGCGCCGACAGTGCGATCACCCAGTACTTCTTCAACGCCGACAGCTACTTCTACTTCGTCGAGCGTGTACGGGCCATGGGTGTGAACATCCCGATCGTGCCCGGCATCATGCCGATCACCAACTACAGCAAGCTCGCGCGTTTTTCCGACGCCTGCGGTGCCGAGATTCCACGCTGGGTACGCAAGCAACTGGAAGCCTATGGCGACGACGTCAAGAGCATCCAGGCGTTCGGCGAACAGGTTATCAGCGAGATGTGTGAACAATTGTTGCAAGGTGGCGCGCCAGGGTTGCACTTCTATACCCTGAACCAGGCTGAACCCAGCCTTGCCATCTGGAACAACCTCAAGCTGCCACGCTAA
- a CDS encoding substrate-binding periplasmic protein translates to MSVIPKLLTVALLTCLSLAAHGEKLRIVTEPWAPYVYDDNGAMRGLDYETTVIVFQRLGVDVEWQFLPWKRCLAMLEQGHADGALDIFHSHDRDALLLYPSEPLSEVEFVLFYANERPYPAQTLDDLRGRTVGTSPGYLYGTEFTDSSLFTREPAPSHEANFGKLLLGRIDLLITDSRVGQHVIKQLGLEGKVSQAPLVVSRQQQFLAVRRGAGMDLLVQRFAAELKRFKQEPAYTALSAKYGGLHAKNAAITAPERTVEQQESSAR, encoded by the coding sequence ATGTCCGTCATCCCCAAGCTGTTGACCGTTGCCCTCTTGACTTGCCTGAGCCTGGCCGCTCATGGCGAGAAACTGCGCATTGTCACCGAGCCATGGGCGCCCTATGTGTACGACGATAACGGTGCCATGCGCGGGCTGGACTACGAAACCACGGTGATCGTGTTCCAGCGCCTGGGCGTCGATGTTGAATGGCAATTCCTGCCCTGGAAGCGCTGCCTGGCCATGCTCGAACAGGGCCATGCCGACGGCGCGCTGGATATTTTCCACAGCCACGACCGCGACGCACTGCTGCTGTATCCCAGCGAGCCCCTGTCGGAAGTGGAATTCGTATTGTTCTACGCCAACGAACGCCCTTACCCGGCCCAGACCCTCGATGACCTGCGCGGCCGGACGGTCGGCACCTCGCCGGGCTATCTGTATGGCACCGAATTCACCGACTCCAGCCTGTTCACCCGCGAACCGGCTCCCAGCCATGAAGCCAACTTCGGCAAATTGTTGCTGGGGCGCATCGATCTGCTGATCACCGACAGCCGAGTGGGTCAGCATGTGATCAAGCAACTGGGCCTGGAGGGCAAGGTCAGCCAGGCTCCCCTGGTGGTCAGCCGCCAACAGCAATTCCTCGCCGTGCGCCGTGGCGCGGGCATGGACCTGCTGGTGCAACGCTTTGCCGCCGAGCTCAAACGCTTCAAACAAGAGCCGGCCTACACTGCCTTGAGCGCCAAATACGGCGGCCTCCATGCCAAAAACGCTGCCATTACGGCACCTGAACGCACCGTTGAGCAGCAGGAAAGCAGCGCGCGGTGA
- a CDS encoding DEAD/DEAH box helicase, producing MSFASLGLSEALVRAIEAAGYTEPTPVQQRAIPAVLQGRDLMVAAQTGTGKTGGFALPILERLFPNGHPDKSQRHGPRQPRVLVLTPTRELAAQVHDSFKLYARDLKFVSACIFGGVGMNPQVQAMSRGVDVLVACPGRLLDLCGQGSVDLSHVEILVLDEADRMLDMGFVHDVKKVLARLPAKRQNLLFSATFSNDITALAGKLLHNPERIEVTPPNTTVERIEQRVFRLAASHKRSLLAHLITHGAWEQVLVFTRTKHGANRLAEYLDKHGLTAVAIHGNKSQNARTKALADFKAGEVRILVATDIAARGLDIDQLPHVVNFELPNVDEDYVHRIGRTGRAGRSGEAISLVAPDEEKLLKSIERMTKQKIADGDLMGFDASAVEAEKPEVRERPDVRNPRNPRGPKGDGPNGGGGGGGRRDKGKDKGGKEKAPTNGRGERPAREQKPREGTPAREQRQPSQPPRAASDRAPDEFLDDDVDNFGNRVDYVPQAKPAQGRGRRPGAPAQGAGAGAPRGGQPQGGRQNGPRNSSGGTTGTPPAKRSGPRNGAPRDGQARREDSRSNNRRPARDDQPRLSEPAVQNPRGGPAPKIIHKESKADRFPTPEQLDQLPGRPRGEKPALLTRNR from the coding sequence ATGTCCTTTGCTTCCCTCGGTCTCTCCGAGGCTTTAGTCCGCGCCATCGAGGCAGCGGGCTATACCGAGCCTACTCCGGTGCAACAGCGGGCCATTCCCGCCGTGTTGCAAGGTCGCGACCTGATGGTTGCGGCTCAGACAGGTACTGGTAAAACCGGCGGCTTCGCCCTCCCGATTCTGGAGCGGTTGTTCCCCAACGGTCATCCGGACAAATCCCAGCGTCACGGCCCGCGCCAACCGCGCGTCCTGGTCCTGACCCCTACCCGCGAACTCGCCGCCCAGGTGCACGACAGCTTCAAGCTGTATGCCCGCGACCTGAAGTTCGTCAGCGCCTGCATCTTCGGCGGCGTCGGCATGAACCCACAGGTTCAGGCCATGTCCCGCGGTGTCGACGTGCTGGTCGCCTGCCCAGGTCGCTTGCTTGACCTGTGCGGCCAAGGCAGCGTCGATTTGTCCCACGTGGAAATCCTCGTGCTGGACGAAGCCGACCGCATGCTCGACATGGGCTTTGTCCATGACGTGAAGAAGGTCCTCGCCCGCCTGCCGGCCAAACGTCAGAACCTGCTGTTCTCGGCAACGTTCTCCAACGACATCACCGCCCTGGCCGGTAAGCTGCTGCACAACCCGGAACGTATCGAAGTCACGCCGCCGAACACCACGGTCGAGCGTATCGAGCAGCGCGTGTTCCGCCTGGCCGCCAGCCACAAGCGTTCGTTGCTGGCGCACCTGATCACCCACGGCGCGTGGGAACAGGTCCTGGTGTTCACCCGCACCAAGCACGGCGCCAACCGCCTGGCCGAATACCTGGACAAGCACGGCCTGACCGCCGTTGCCATCCACGGCAACAAGAGCCAGAACGCGCGTACCAAGGCCCTGGCCGACTTCAAGGCCGGTGAAGTACGCATCCTGGTAGCCACCGATATCGCCGCGCGCGGCCTGGATATCGACCAGTTGCCCCACGTGGTCAACTTCGAACTGCCAAACGTCGACGAAGACTATGTGCACCGTATCGGCCGTACCGGCCGCGCCGGTCGTTCGGGCGAGGCCATTTCCCTGGTCGCACCGGACGAAGAAAAACTGCTGAAAAGCATCGAGCGCATGACCAAGCAGAAAATCGCCGATGGCGACCTGATGGGCTTCGATGCCAGCGCCGTCGAGGCTGAAAAGCCTGAAGTACGCGAGCGTCCGGACGTGCGTAACCCACGCAACCCACGCGGTCCGAAGGGCGATGGCCCGAACGGCGGCGGTGGTGGCGGCGGCCGTCGTGACAAGGGCAAGGACAAGGGCGGCAAGGAAAAAGCGCCAACCAACGGCCGTGGCGAACGCCCGGCCCGCGAGCAGAAACCCCGTGAAGGCACCCCGGCCCGCGAACAGCGCCAGCCGAGCCAGCCACCACGCGCCGCATCCGATCGTGCCCCGGACGAGTTCCTTGATGACGACGTGGATAACTTCGGTAACCGCGTCGACTACGTGCCCCAGGCCAAACCGGCCCAGGGCCGTGGCCGTCGTCCAGGCGCACCGGCACAAGGTGCTGGCGCTGGTGCTCCACGTGGCGGCCAGCCGCAGGGCGGTCGTCAGAACGGCCCTCGCAACAGCAGCGGCGGCACCACCGGCACACCACCGGCCAAGCGCAGCGGCCCGCGTAATGGCGCACCCCGTGATGGCCAGGCGCGTCGCGAAGATTCGCGCAGCAACAACCGCCGCCCGGCCCGTGACGACCAGCCACGCTTGTCCGAACCCGCCGTGCAGAACCCACGCGGTGGCCCGGCGCCAAAGATCATCCACAAGGAGTCGAAAGCCGACCGCTTCCCGACACCGGAGCAGTTGGATCAACTGCCAGGCCGTCCTCGTGGTGAAAAACCAGCGCTGCTGACCCGCAACCGCTGA
- a CDS encoding YceI family protein, with the protein MLKKTLAALAIGSALLSAGQVMAADYVVDKEGQHAFVDFKISHLGYSYITGTFKDLDGKFSFDAAKPEDSKIEFNVRTASVFTNHAERDKHISSKDFLDVGKFADAKFVSTSVKTTGKNAAGQVTADVTGDLTFHGVTKPIVVKATFLGEGKDPWGGYRAGFEGTTSFNRQDFGKQMDLGPASNTVELYVTFEGVKAK; encoded by the coding sequence ATGTTGAAAAAGACACTCGCCGCGCTGGCAATCGGTTCTGCTCTGCTGTCGGCAGGCCAGGTGATGGCCGCTGATTATGTTGTCGACAAAGAAGGCCAGCACGCCTTCGTTGATTTCAAGATCAGCCACTTGGGCTACAGCTACATCACCGGTACCTTCAAGGATCTGGACGGCAAGTTCAGCTTCGATGCCGCCAAGCCTGAAGACAGCAAGATTGAGTTCAATGTCCGTACCGCCAGCGTGTTCACCAACCACGCCGAACGTGACAAGCACATCTCCAGCAAAGACTTCCTGGACGTGGGCAAGTTTGCCGATGCCAAGTTCGTCTCCACCAGTGTTAAAACCACCGGTAAAAATGCTGCAGGCCAAGTCACTGCTGACGTGACCGGCGACCTGACGTTTCACGGTGTGACCAAGCCGATCGTCGTCAAGGCGACTTTCCTGGGTGAAGGCAAGGACCCATGGGGCGGCTACCGTGCTGGCTTTGAAGGCACCACCAGCTTCAATCGCCAGGACTTCGGCAAGCAGATGGACCTGGGCCCAGCGTCCAACACGGTTGAACTGTACGTCACGTTTGAAGGTGTGAAAGCGAAGTAA
- a CDS encoding cytochrome b: MQLRNSPARYGWVSMILHWGVALVVFGLFALGLWMVGLDYYSAWRKDAPDLHKSIGITLFAIMLVRIVWRLISPPPPPLASYSRLTRIGAAFGHAFLYIGLFAVMIAGYLISTADGVGIPVFGLFDIPAVVSGLPDQADTAGVVHLYLAWVLVVFAGLHGVAALKHHFIDRDATLKRMLGRKA; this comes from the coding sequence ATGCAGCTACGTAACTCTCCGGCCCGATACGGCTGGGTCAGTATGATTTTGCACTGGGGCGTGGCCCTGGTGGTGTTTGGCCTGTTCGCCCTGGGCTTGTGGATGGTCGGGCTCGACTACTACAGCGCCTGGCGCAAAGACGCGCCGGACCTGCACAAGAGTATTGGCATCACACTGTTCGCCATCATGCTGGTACGTATCGTCTGGCGTTTGATCAGCCCGCCGCCACCACCGTTGGCCAGCTACAGCCGCTTGACTCGTATCGGCGCCGCGTTTGGCCACGCGTTCCTGTATATCGGCCTGTTTGCCGTGATGATTGCCGGTTACCTGATTTCCACCGCAGACGGTGTCGGTATCCCGGTGTTTGGCCTGTTCGACATTCCTGCCGTGGTTTCCGGTCTACCGGACCAGGCGGACACCGCTGGCGTGGTGCACCTGTACCTCGCCTGGGTGTTGGTGGTCTTTGCCGGCTTGCACGGCGTGGCTGCTTTGAAACACCACTTTATCGATCGTGATGCGACCCTTAAGCGAATGCTGGGGCGCAAAGCCTGA
- a CDS encoding adenosylmethionine--8-amino-7-oxononanoate transaminase — protein sequence MGLNNQWMQRDLAVLWHPCTQMKDHQQLPLIPIKRGEGVWLEDFEGKRYLDAVSSWWVNVFGHANPRINQRIKDQVDQLEHVILAGFSHQPVIELSERLVAMTPEGLTRCFYADNGSSCIEVALKMSFHYWLNRGLPNKKRFVTLTNSYHGETIAAMSVGDVPLFTETYKALLLDTIKVPSPDCYLRPAGMSWEEHSRAMFLAMEQTLADNHDTVAAVIVEPLIQGAGGMRMYHPVYLKLLREACDRYGVHLIHDEIAVGFGRTGSMFACEQAGIRPDFLCLSKALTGGYLPLAAVVTTEDVYAAFYDDYPTLRAFLHSHSYTGNPLACAAALATLDIFEEDNVIENNKALAQRMATATAHLVDHPHVSEVRQTGMVLAIEMVQDKATKTAYPWQERRGLKVFEHALERGALLRPLGSVVYFLPPYVITPEQIDFLAEVASEGIDIATNSQVSVAVPKDFHPGFRDPG from the coding sequence ATGGGCTTGAACAACCAGTGGATGCAACGCGACCTCGCGGTGCTGTGGCATCCCTGCACCCAGATGAAAGACCACCAGCAACTGCCGCTGATCCCGATCAAGCGCGGTGAAGGCGTGTGGCTGGAAGACTTCGAAGGCAAGCGCTATCTCGACGCCGTCAGCTCCTGGTGGGTCAACGTCTTCGGTCACGCCAACCCGCGCATCAACCAGCGCATCAAGGACCAGGTCGACCAGTTGGAACACGTGATCCTCGCCGGCTTCAGCCACCAGCCGGTGATCGAACTGTCCGAACGCCTGGTCGCGATGACGCCCGAAGGCCTGACCCGCTGCTTCTATGCCGACAACGGTTCGTCGTGTATCGAAGTCGCCCTGAAGATGAGCTTTCACTATTGGCTCAATCGCGGCCTGCCGAATAAAAAGCGCTTCGTGACCCTGACCAACAGCTATCACGGCGAAACCATCGCCGCGATGTCGGTGGGCGACGTGCCGCTGTTTACCGAGACCTACAAGGCGCTGCTGCTGGACACGATCAAGGTGCCCAGCCCGGATTGCTACCTGCGCCCAGCCGGCATGAGCTGGGAAGAACACTCGCGCGCCATGTTCCTGGCCATGGAGCAGACCCTGGCGGACAACCATGACACCGTCGCCGCCGTGATCGTCGAGCCGCTGATCCAGGGCGCGGGTGGCATGCGCATGTACCACCCGGTGTACCTCAAGCTGCTGCGCGAAGCCTGCGACCGCTATGGCGTGCACCTGATCCACGACGAAATCGCCGTGGGCTTCGGTCGCACCGGCAGCATGTTTGCCTGTGAGCAGGCCGGCATCCGCCCGGACTTCCTGTGCCTGTCCAAGGCCCTCACGGGTGGCTACCTGCCGCTGGCGGCGGTGGTGACCACCGAAGACGTCTACGCGGCCTTCTACGACGACTACCCGACCCTGCGCGCCTTCCTGCATTCCCACAGCTACACCGGCAACCCGCTGGCGTGCGCGGCAGCATTGGCGACGTTGGATATTTTCGAAGAAGACAACGTCATCGAGAACAACAAGGCATTGGCCCAGCGCATGGCCACCGCCACCGCGCACCTGGTCGACCACCCGCACGTATCCGAAGTGCGCCAGACCGGTATGGTACTGGCCATCGAGATGGTCCAGGACAAAGCCACCAAGACCGCCTACCCGTGGCAGGAACGCCGTGGCCTCAAGGTGTTCGAACATGCCCTGGAACGTGGCGCGCTGTTACGGCCGCTGGGCAGCGTGGTGTATTTCCTGCCGCCCTATGTGATCACGCCGGAGCAGATCGACTTTCTGGCAGAAGTCGCCAGCGAGGGCATCGATATCGCGACCAACAGCCAGGTCAGTGTGGCGGTGCCGAAGGACTTCCACCCAGGTTTTCGTGATCCGGGCTGA